A stretch of Streptomyces vietnamensis DNA encodes these proteins:
- a CDS encoding DUF4436 family protein → MPCPPRASTRGDARLGRARGASPRLPDTRPSHGHVGADPDGRGRSSGRRGTCQGPVWPAMGWMAATLFALAGFRNSAPGSPPIGCLLDGTAFLQAEAIVAFGGYVVVRGTPVELAPSSDEA, encoded by the coding sequence ATGCCGTGCCCTCCGCGTGCCTCAACTCGCGGGGATGCCCGGCTCGGGAGGGCACGCGGCGCATCACCTCGCCTGCCTGACACCAGACCTTCTCATGGTCATGTGGGCGCCGACCCTGACGGTCGCGGTCGGAGCTCCGGTCGTCGGGGGACGTGTCAGGGACCAGTGTGGCCCGCGATGGGATGGATGGCCGCGACCTTGTTCGCGCTGGCCGGATTTCGCAACTCGGCTCCGGGGTCGCCGCCGATCGGATGCCTGCTCGATGGCACGGCGTTCCTCCAGGCCGAGGCGATCGTGGCGTTCGGGGGCTATGTGGTGGTGCGCGGGACGCCGGTCGAGCTTGCACCGTCCTCGGACGAGGCATGA
- a CDS encoding calcium-binding protein gives MTRRIMVGIVAVALITLGPQATPAGAARATCFGVPATLTGVGVITGTPGNDVIVGSSGADTIDGLGGNDIICGLGGDDRLIGGLGNDRIDGGSGNDVMRGDVAAESGDAKGGGNDVLLGGAGDDDMVGDSLTASGNAEGGGNDVLDGGSGDDFMVGDSESDGDGDAKGGGNDRLYGRDGNDRHMTGDSVAFGGDAEGGGNDLLDGGNGNDGLLGDSASPFGGAATGAGDDILRGGAGARDNLVGDSEGVTAAYGNGGDDLLDMGADGGFFALGDHNIGDPDGGGQAFGAGNDTIIGGSSAEILVGDSSVVNASTTVAGNDVIDGRGGDDYVFGDNVNFDGDATVGTAGGRDRLRGGAGDDAIFAGPADDTLDGGPDSDTCDGEAGTADVAANCESVVGVP, from the coding sequence ATGACTCGACGCATCATGGTCGGCATCGTCGCGGTGGCGCTGATCACACTGGGCCCGCAGGCGACGCCGGCCGGCGCCGCCCGAGCCACGTGCTTCGGCGTCCCCGCAACGCTGACAGGAGTAGGCGTGATCACCGGCACGCCCGGCAACGATGTGATCGTCGGCTCGTCCGGTGCCGACACCATCGACGGTCTCGGCGGCAACGACATCATCTGCGGTCTCGGCGGCGACGACCGGCTCATCGGCGGACTCGGCAACGACCGGATCGACGGCGGCAGCGGGAACGACGTCATGCGCGGCGACGTCGCCGCCGAGAGCGGAGACGCCAAGGGGGGCGGTAACGACGTGCTGCTCGGCGGCGCCGGTGACGACGACATGGTCGGCGACTCGCTGACTGCGAGCGGCAACGCCGAGGGCGGCGGTAACGACGTGCTCGACGGCGGGAGCGGCGACGACTTCATGGTCGGCGACTCGGAGAGCGACGGCGACGGTGACGCCAAGGGGGGCGGAAACGACCGTCTTTACGGCCGCGACGGCAACGACAGGCACATGACCGGCGACAGCGTCGCCTTCGGAGGCGACGCCGAGGGCGGCGGCAACGACCTGCTGGACGGCGGCAACGGCAACGACGGTCTCCTCGGGGACTCGGCCTCGCCTTTCGGGGGAGCGGCCACAGGCGCCGGCGATGACATCCTGCGAGGCGGCGCCGGCGCGCGCGACAACCTGGTCGGCGACAGCGAGGGCGTCACCGCGGCCTACGGCAACGGTGGCGACGACCTGCTGGACATGGGTGCCGACGGCGGCTTCTTCGCCCTGGGGGACCACAACATCGGCGACCCGGACGGCGGCGGACAGGCCTTCGGCGCGGGCAACGACACCATCATCGGTGGCAGCTCGGCGGAGATCCTCGTCGGCGATAGCTCGGTCGTGAACGCGTCCACGACCGTGGCCGGCAATGACGTGATCGACGGCCGGGGCGGCGACGACTACGTCTTCGGTGACAACGTCAACTTTGACGGGGATGCGACCGTCGGGACGGCAGGAGGCAGGGACCGGCTCCGCGGCGGCGCTGGTGACGACGCGATCTTCGCAGGTCCCGCCGACGACACCCTCGACGGCGGACCGGACAGCGACACCTGCGACGGAGAAGCCGGGACCGCTGACGTCGCTGCGAACTGTGAGTCCGTCGTCGGCGTTCCGTAG
- a CDS encoding WXG100 family type VII secretion target, translating to MRNADLDVSEDGLTRLADDLDEMQRYLEQQTRRMDEVVDRVAAGWQGPTATAYRSLHRGVAEDAVRIRQVMVLLEAAMRASRDGFTERELDTLARIRRMQEGEDVSAAARALAVPDQAPTPGTGSDAGHPQSRILDV from the coding sequence ATGCGCAACGCCGATCTGGACGTCTCGGAGGACGGGCTCACCAGGCTGGCAGACGACCTCGACGAGATGCAGCGATATCTGGAGCAGCAGACCCGCCGTATGGACGAGGTCGTCGACAGGGTCGCCGCGGGCTGGCAGGGGCCCACTGCCACCGCGTACCGCTCGCTGCACCGTGGTGTCGCCGAGGACGCCGTGCGCATCCGCCAGGTGATGGTCCTCCTCGAAGCGGCCATGCGCGCCTCGCGCGACGGCTTCACCGAGCGGGAGCTCGACACCCTGGCCCGGATCAGGCGAATGCAGGAGGGCGAGGACGTGTCCGCCGCCGCCCGCGCCCTCGCCGTGCCCGACCAGGCACCCACGCCAGGCACCGGGTCGGATGCCGGCCATCCGCAGAGCCGCATTCTGGACGTCTGA
- a CDS encoding WXG100 family type VII secretion target translates to MSDEDRITVDFATLQRLSGDLEEILRALSEKLDTLYGRAAKVVLSWDGEAREAFIDELDKWSHSADDLKAAQAWLHEVVVKGHLNYAAANRSVLEGWGGGA, encoded by the coding sequence ATGTCGGACGAAGACCGGATCACCGTCGACTTCGCCACTCTGCAACGCCTTTCGGGGGACCTGGAGGAGATTCTCCGCGCCCTCAGCGAGAAGCTGGACACGCTGTACGGGCGAGCCGCCAAAGTCGTCCTGAGCTGGGACGGCGAGGCCCGCGAGGCCTTCATCGACGAGCTGGACAAGTGGAGCCACTCCGCCGACGACCTCAAGGCCGCCCAGGCCTGGCTGCACGAGGTCGTGGTCAAGGGGCACCTCAACTACGCCGCGGCCAACCGGTCCGTACTCGAAGGCTGGGGAGGCGGCGCCTGA
- a CDS encoding RNase A-like domain-containing protein codes for MAGPSTPAQSPGGSGAIDVKPSDLWSVSGRVAAQQDFLVRGAHKLLEELREYPDAGGAGSEAQKFAQAYKKIGDRWLEVWGKSVLSVGGVAVGFTETANAYTQADAAAHPKPGTTAEQRPRPAVIDQAPKFGGIPDIKWGDDDGVDDFLRGLMEGIPEIVRDVLQPLCKHVFRVGRVADVHPFPQQHYLNSLCHSWMNVSIVATTGADQLTQTVGAITNHQQADWEAAMRTFCSALWGGTAWGRSLHGYQWAQTANSGPGTPYVPTGSEPVMAVLKDTADNIATILREYAEAAVDLNRDVAEELHRAMRKAAKEIIDDLAKPKNPKDLLGKVTSVIGKGAGLILSFDVKTVLNFDTAKLNRIVNTYTGILEGLTTRMEALKGPLDEALLSAPKFEAGVARAHGFGARALNEFKHEQQWTEAGPQGNHAFDLASSEYLGGGHTLDKHVGKTDEQLAQRLRDQAQDRNDWPEQRRPRIGGSSSFKDMASAQRLTEHNLRTRQSEIDAWLATNPPEGKTQEFTSPAPNGEVSGRYVGKIGTPDPNNPGHDIPGTGYKDNGLAAKAVDVKNVKTVLKYDSRLDPPYIIYTSMPAP; via the coding sequence ATGGCCGGCCCGTCCACCCCCGCCCAGTCCCCGGGCGGCAGCGGCGCCATCGACGTCAAGCCGAGCGACCTCTGGTCGGTCTCCGGACGGGTCGCCGCACAGCAGGACTTCCTCGTGCGCGGTGCCCACAAGCTCCTGGAGGAGCTGCGCGAGTACCCCGACGCCGGAGGCGCGGGCAGTGAGGCCCAGAAGTTCGCCCAGGCGTACAAGAAGATCGGCGACCGCTGGCTGGAGGTCTGGGGCAAGTCCGTGCTCAGCGTCGGCGGCGTCGCCGTCGGGTTCACGGAGACCGCCAACGCCTACACCCAGGCGGACGCGGCGGCCCATCCCAAGCCGGGAACGACGGCCGAGCAGCGCCCACGCCCCGCCGTCATCGACCAGGCTCCGAAGTTCGGTGGGATACCGGACATCAAGTGGGGTGACGACGACGGCGTCGACGACTTCCTGCGCGGCCTGATGGAGGGCATACCGGAGATCGTCCGGGACGTCCTCCAGCCGCTGTGCAAGCACGTGTTCCGGGTCGGCAGGGTGGCGGACGTCCACCCGTTCCCGCAGCAGCACTACCTCAACTCCCTGTGCCACAGCTGGATGAACGTCTCCATCGTCGCCACGACGGGGGCGGACCAGCTCACCCAGACGGTGGGCGCCATCACCAACCACCAGCAGGCCGACTGGGAAGCCGCCATGCGGACGTTCTGCAGCGCCTTGTGGGGCGGGACGGCCTGGGGACGGTCGCTTCACGGCTACCAGTGGGCACAGACCGCCAATTCCGGTCCGGGAACCCCCTATGTTCCGACCGGCAGTGAACCCGTCATGGCTGTACTCAAGGACACGGCCGACAACATCGCCACCATCCTGCGCGAGTACGCCGAGGCCGCCGTCGACCTGAACCGCGATGTCGCGGAGGAACTCCACCGCGCCATGCGGAAGGCGGCCAAGGAGATCATCGACGACCTGGCCAAGCCCAAGAATCCCAAGGATCTCCTCGGCAAGGTCACGTCAGTGATCGGCAAGGGCGCGGGCCTGATCCTGTCGTTCGACGTCAAGACCGTGCTGAACTTCGACACGGCCAAACTGAACCGGATCGTCAACACGTACACCGGCATCCTGGAGGGCCTGACCACCCGCATGGAGGCGTTGAAGGGGCCTCTGGACGAGGCGCTCCTGAGCGCCCCCAAGTTCGAGGCCGGCGTCGCACGGGCCCACGGCTTCGGCGCCCGGGCCCTGAACGAGTTCAAGCACGAGCAGCAGTGGACCGAGGCCGGCCCACAGGGCAATCACGCGTTCGACCTGGCGAGCAGCGAGTACCTGGGCGGCGGGCACACCCTGGACAAGCACGTCGGCAAGACCGACGAACAGCTCGCTCAACGCCTGCGCGATCAGGCCCAGGACCGCAACGACTGGCCGGAACAGCGGAGGCCCAGGATCGGTGGCTCGTCGTCCTTCAAGGACATGGCCAGCGCGCAGCGGCTGACAGAGCACAATCTGCGGACCAGGCAGTCCGAGATCGACGCGTGGTTGGCCACCAACCCCCCGGAGGGAAAGACTCAGGAGTTCACGAGTCCGGCCCCCAACGGCGAGGTCAGCGGCAGGTATGTGGGAAAGATCGGCACTCCCGATCCGAACAACCCGGGCCACGACATCCCGGGGACCGGCTACAAGGACAACGGGCTCGCGGCGAAGGCGGTCGACGTCAAGAACGTGAAAACGGTCCTGAAGTACGATTCCAGGCTCGATCCGCCCTACATCATCTACACGTCCATGCCCGCCCCCTGA
- a CDS encoding RNase A-like domain-containing protein translates to MLTRSATYPDRDTARWATQQVVNANEQVIHRWLAQNTRARLTIEAAWPSREEPVGRVQLEAELLAGRGPVDVRAARVVLRREPSSPHGFVVHTTVPFYL, encoded by the coding sequence ATGCTGACCCGTTCCGCTACCTACCCCGACCGGGACACCGCCCGCTGGGCCACCCAGCAGGTGGTGAACGCCAACGAGCAGGTCATCCACCGCTGGCTCGCCCAGAACACCCGGGCCCGCCTCACCATCGAGGCCGCCTGGCCGTCCCGCGAGGAACCTGTCGGGCGGGTCCAGCTGGAAGCCGAGCTGCTGGCGGGCCGCGGGCCCGTCGACGTCCGCGCGGCGCGCGTGGTGCTGCGCCGCGAGCCGTCGAGCCCGCACGGCTTCGTCGTCCACACCACCGTCCCGTTCTACCTGTAG
- a CDS encoding contact-dependent growth inhibition system immunity protein, which yields MSMKPLEHDRRYGELDQVMRAYLGQPADDTPERRSRALDAYLRHTWHTRPSAIAEAERQLREYSRNPPGRVRLELGEFYAIPDTGMPQSEIGGWLTVLADHLKKSIEEGDVPEPTSPQTHWEWHARFPETAQLLGGWFSQDIVDEFPDHEAAVADYAATTHPQLVARLVGELHELLALPLDEGDYALAAAELGMEVGPPEPFSHGAWFQSVATTLSG from the coding sequence ATGTCCATGAAGCCCCTCGAACACGACCGCCGGTACGGCGAGCTCGACCAGGTGATGCGCGCGTACCTGGGGCAGCCCGCCGACGACACCCCGGAGCGGCGCAGCCGCGCCCTCGACGCGTACCTCCGTCACACCTGGCACACCCGCCCCTCGGCCATCGCGGAGGCGGAGCGCCAGCTGCGCGAGTACAGCCGCAACCCTCCGGGGCGGGTTCGGCTGGAGCTGGGCGAGTTCTACGCGATCCCCGACACCGGGATGCCCCAGTCGGAGATCGGCGGCTGGCTGACGGTGCTGGCCGACCACCTGAAGAAGAGCATCGAGGAAGGCGACGTCCCGGAGCCGACGTCCCCGCAGACGCACTGGGAGTGGCACGCGCGCTTCCCGGAGACCGCTCAGCTGCTCGGGGGCTGGTTCTCGCAGGACATCGTCGACGAGTTCCCCGACCACGAGGCCGCCGTCGCCGACTACGCCGCCACCACCCACCCCCAACTGGTGGCCCGGCTCGTGGGCGAACTCCACGAACTGCTCGCTCTCCCCCTGGACGAGGGCGACTACGCCCTGGCCGCCGCCGAACTCGGCATGGAGGTCGGCCCGCCCGAGCCGTTCTCCCACGGCGCCTGGTTCCAGTCGGTGGCGACGACGCTGTCCGGCTGA
- a CDS encoding VOC family protein: MSVELNHTIVHARDNRESAEFFADLLNLEITAEWGPFIAVGLGNGVTLDFATVPADSITPQHYAFLVSEEEFEAAYAQIRERGIEHYADPHRKQPGTVNHNDGGRGVYFMDPAGHAMELITVPYGGWPS; encoded by the coding sequence TTGTCAGTCGAGTTGAATCACACGATCGTTCACGCCCGGGACAACCGGGAGTCCGCTGAGTTCTTCGCGGACCTTCTCAATCTTGAGATCACCGCCGAGTGGGGCCCGTTCATCGCGGTCGGCCTGGGCAACGGCGTCACGCTGGACTTCGCCACCGTCCCCGCGGACAGCATCACCCCCCAGCACTACGCCTTCCTGGTCTCCGAGGAAGAGTTCGAAGCGGCGTACGCGCAGATCAGAGAGCGCGGCATCGAGCACTACGCCGACCCCCACCGGAAGCAGCCCGGCACTGTCAACCACAACGACGGCGGCCGCGGCGTGTACTTCATGGACCCGGCGGGCCATGCCATGGAACTCATCACCGTGCCGTACGGCGGCTGGCCCTCGTAA
- a CDS encoding CatB-related O-acetyltransferase, translating into MSPDPTTVHPLPAHDRVVFLKPLVTSPNITVGEYTYYDDPDGATDFEHRNVLYAYGPERLVIGRYCALATGTTFLMAGAEHPTMGVSTYPFTMFGGRWAEQTLDIVTAMPSRGDTVVGNDVWFGYGATVMPGVRIGDGAIIAAGAVVTADVPPYTIVGGNPARPIRRRYDDADVERLQRAAWWEWPADLVTEHARTIMAGTPADIARIATEHGLDKSL; encoded by the coding sequence CTGTCGCCTGACCCGACCACCGTTCACCCCCTGCCCGCGCACGACCGGGTGGTGTTCCTCAAGCCCCTGGTCACCTCGCCGAACATCACCGTGGGCGAGTACACCTACTACGACGATCCCGACGGCGCCACGGACTTCGAGCACCGCAACGTCCTCTACGCCTACGGGCCCGAGCGCCTGGTCATCGGCAGGTACTGCGCGCTCGCCACGGGGACCACCTTCCTGATGGCCGGGGCCGAGCATCCCACCATGGGGGTGTCCACCTACCCGTTCACCATGTTCGGCGGCCGCTGGGCCGAGCAGACCCTGGACATCGTCACCGCCATGCCCAGTCGCGGTGACACGGTCGTGGGCAACGACGTCTGGTTCGGCTACGGGGCGACGGTCATGCCCGGCGTACGCATCGGGGACGGCGCGATCATCGCGGCCGGCGCGGTGGTCACGGCCGACGTCCCGCCGTACACGATCGTCGGCGGCAACCCGGCCCGGCCGATCCGCCGGCGCTACGACGACGCCGACGTCGAACGGCTGCAACGCGCCGCCTGGTGGGAGTGGCCAGCGGACCTGGTCACCGAACACGCCCGCACCATCATGGCCGGCACCCCGGCCGACATCGCCCGCATCGCCACCGAACACGGATTGGACAAGTCCCTTTGA
- a CDS encoding virginiamycin B lyase family protein codes for MSIEERTVADPTAGPYALTTGPDHALWFTLVHGGRIGRLVPGGEPTSHRLDPDCGPTVITPGPDGALWFTEYRADRIGRITTDGTVTEFALPTPGCGPFGIAAGPDGALWFTETAADRIGRITVDGRVTEFPLPVTGAFPSAITAGDDGGMWFTLNQANAIGRIGMDGEIVLHPLPTEEAAPVGIAAGHDGALWFTEIAAGQIGRITPGGRITEFPLPDRTARPHAVTVDGDGTVWFTEWGGNRVGALTPDGSLTVHDLPTPRSEPHGIAIGPDGALWTALETGALARVTT; via the coding sequence GTGTCCATCGAAGAGCGCACGGTGGCCGACCCCACGGCCGGACCCTACGCCCTCACCACAGGCCCGGACCACGCCCTGTGGTTCACCCTCGTCCACGGCGGCCGGATCGGCCGGCTCGTCCCCGGCGGGGAACCGACGAGCCACCGGCTCGACCCCGACTGCGGACCGACCGTCATCACCCCCGGCCCGGACGGCGCCCTGTGGTTCACCGAGTACCGGGCGGACCGGATCGGACGCATCACCACCGACGGCACCGTCACCGAGTTCGCCCTGCCCACTCCCGGCTGCGGGCCGTTCGGCATCGCGGCGGGCCCCGACGGCGCGCTGTGGTTCACCGAGACCGCCGCCGACCGCATCGGCCGCATCACCGTCGACGGCCGCGTCACCGAGTTCCCGCTCCCCGTGACCGGCGCCTTCCCGTCCGCGATCACCGCCGGCGACGACGGCGGGATGTGGTTCACCCTCAACCAGGCCAACGCCATCGGCCGGATCGGCATGGACGGTGAGATCGTCCTCCACCCCCTTCCGACCGAGGAGGCCGCACCAGTGGGAATCGCCGCGGGCCACGACGGAGCGCTGTGGTTCACCGAGATCGCCGCCGGGCAGATCGGGCGAATCACCCCCGGCGGGCGGATCACCGAGTTCCCGTTGCCCGATCGCACCGCACGGCCGCACGCCGTCACCGTCGACGGCGACGGCACCGTGTGGTTCACCGAATGGGGAGGCAACCGCGTCGGCGCCCTCACCCCCGACGGCTCCCTCACCGTCCACGACCTCCCCACCCCCCGCTCCGAACCCCACGGCATCGCCATCGGCCCCGACGGCGCCCTGTGGACCGCGCTCGAGACCGGCGCGCTCGCCCGCGTCACCACCTGA
- a CDS encoding YciI family protein: protein MKYALVIFETDESRRRIQADRAAYRKEYEGWIGGLAAAGKLVGGDALETEHTAPATVRTAADGTTTVTDGPAHTGEETLGGWFVVDVADRAEALELARSLPTPETVEIRPLLESA from the coding sequence ATGAAATACGCACTCGTGATCTTCGAGACGGACGAGTCCCGCCGCCGGATCCAGGCCGACCGGGCCGCGTACCGCAAGGAGTACGAAGGCTGGATCGGCGGCCTCGCCGCGGCCGGGAAACTGGTCGGCGGTGACGCCCTGGAGACCGAGCACACCGCCCCCGCGACCGTGCGCACCGCGGCCGACGGGACGACGACGGTGACCGACGGACCCGCGCACACCGGTGAGGAGACCCTCGGCGGCTGGTTCGTCGTCGACGTGGCCGACCGCGCGGAAGCCCTCGAACTGGCCAGGAGCCTGCCCACCCCGGAGACCGTCGAGATCCGCCCCCTCCTCGAATCCGCCTGA
- a CDS encoding GNAT family N-acetyltransferase has protein sequence MSLTHAGAAEVVVPVLVRDLTSADLPACAWSGSTTHLAQVARELERAAAGEVDYLAVCTPAGLPVAIGGVDYQVAVGAGTLWQLGVLPALQSCGLGTVLIRAAEDRIRSRGLFRAELGVEESNPRARALYERLGYVAYGREPDAWDVEAPDGSLRRYETMCTLMRKDLS, from the coding sequence ATGAGTCTCACGCATGCCGGGGCGGCCGAGGTCGTCGTACCGGTCCTGGTCCGTGATCTGACGTCCGCTGATCTGCCGGCCTGTGCCTGGTCGGGCTCAACCACCCATCTGGCGCAGGTGGCGCGGGAGCTGGAGCGTGCGGCTGCCGGTGAGGTGGACTACCTGGCCGTCTGCACTCCGGCCGGTCTTCCGGTGGCGATCGGCGGCGTCGACTACCAGGTGGCGGTCGGCGCGGGCACGCTGTGGCAGCTCGGGGTGCTGCCCGCGCTGCAGTCGTGCGGGCTGGGCACCGTCCTGATCCGGGCCGCGGAGGACCGCATCAGATCGCGTGGACTGTTTCGTGCGGAGCTCGGGGTGGAGGAGAGCAATCCACGGGCCCGGGCGCTGTACGAGCGACTGGGGTACGTGGCCTACGGCCGTGAGCCCGACGCCTGGGACGTGGAGGCGCCGGACGGTTCGCTGCGCCGGTACGAGACGATGTGCACGCTGATGCGCAAGGACTTGTCGTAG
- a CDS encoding DUF6243 family protein, producing the protein MTDSKNINNPVGQGGGQRKRLSRAERQNNGPHRNLDRQGAADRKAELVRKMREKTGAAEGTGQAGDDTAQS; encoded by the coding sequence GTGACCGATAGCAAGAACATCAACAACCCCGTGGGCCAGGGCGGTGGCCAGCGCAAGAGGCTGTCTCGCGCCGAACGCCAGAACAACGGTCCGCACCGCAACCTCGACCGCCAGGGCGCCGCCGACCGGAAGGCCGAGCTGGTGCGCAAGATGCGCGAGAAGACCGGCGCGGCCGAAGGCACCGGACAGGCGGGCGACGACACCGCACAGAGCTGA